Proteins co-encoded in one Helicoverpa zea isolate HzStark_Cry1AcR chromosome 30, ilHelZeax1.1, whole genome shotgun sequence genomic window:
- the LOC124644378 gene encoding uncharacterized protein LOC124644378, with translation MTGNNVTHLCWPTYITEGKVIVLRDYDEEPFFVEHENEDREPKAYSVFSPDSKHRANRPKPRHAVLHYGRHIYHLDSFKDLTKLRSKLDKINTDYISKGYIDLINELIKSSYERETGTQQSSGPELYILSKRPISFECNGKNCEDGYRKSSRQPNEDDLAWHHKKMPLGYHKRFKIVDNDSNFKRQKKKIYKSSEESRETKKKKYSSDSSSSESKESKESNESGEHSDSNDSKESGEEKSSEESKESNESKLKSSESNEKSSESYEHKKKKKRNQDSSSRSSEERYTTKRPKKYGSQSNSDERWKKDDSSSKSYEDFTKRNDDSAEDKRKTFDNDVIIQGNKIYHSKNDKPKRHGKHEKDTRRRLQHFMPKRFHWKASEIHDLGYYWFNGPKGRYPAPQPLN, from the exons ATGACTGGAAATAATGTTACTCACTTGtgttggccta CATACATAACTGAAGGCAAAGTGATAGTTCTACGGGATTATGATGAAGAACCTTTCTTTGTTGAACACGAAAATGAAGACAGAGAACCAAAAGCCTATAGTGTTTTCAGTCCAGACTCTAAACACAGGGCGAATCGACCTAAACCGAGACACGCGGTACTACATTACGGCAGACATATTTATCATTTAGACAGCTTTAAAGATCTCACAAAACTAAGATCCAAACTCGACAAAATAAATACTGATTACATCTCTAAAGGTTATATAGATTTAATTAACGAGCTTATAAAATCTAGTTATGAAAGAGAAACAGGAACGCAACAAAGTTCTGGACCAGAACTGTATATACTGTCAAAAAGACCAATAAGTTTTGAATGCAACGGTAAAAACTGCGAAGATGGCTATAGAAAGTCAAGCAGACAGCCAAATGAGGACGATTTAGCTTGGCATCACAAAAAAATGCCTCTAGGTTACCACAAAAGATTCAAAATCGTTGACAATGACAGCAATTTTAAGCGGCAGAAGAAAAAGATTTATAAATCATCGGAAGAGTCAAGGGAGACAAAGAAAAAGAAGTATTCCTCTGATTCCAGTTCTTCTGAAAGTAAAGAGAGTAAGGAATCGAATGAGAGTGGAGAGCATAGCGATAGTAACGATTCAAAAGAGAGTGGGGAAGAAAAAAGCAGTGAAGAATCGAAAGAAAGCAACGAAAGCAAACTAAAGAGCAGCGAAAGCAATGAAAAAAGCAGCGAAAGCtatgaacacaaaaaaaagaagaagagaaACCAAGATTCAAGCTCAAGAAGTTCAGAAGAAAGGTACACAACAAAACGACCGAAAAAATACGGCTCGCAATCAAACAGTGACGAGCGATGGAAAAAAGACGATTCGTCTTCTAAAAGCTATGAAGATTTCACGAAAAGAAATGACGATTCGGCAGAAGATAAACGCAAAACATTTGATAACGATGTTATTATACAAGGCAATAAGATTTATCATTCGAAAAATGATAAGCCGAAGAGGCACGGAAAACATGAGAAGGACACACGAAGGAGGCTACAGCACTTTATGCCAAAAAGGTTCCATTGGAAAGCTTCGGAAATACATGATTTGGGTTACTATTGGTTTAATGGGCCAAAGGGACGGTATCCGGCGCCACAGCCGTTGAattaa